Proteins from a genomic interval of Orbaceae bacterium lpD02:
- a CDS encoding Tex family protein: protein MINLQINHIIAAELNVKTEQVLAAVTLLDEGSTVPFIARYRKEATGGLDDTQLRTLDSRLNYLRELDDRKQTILKSIAEQGKLTTELEKSIITTLNKTELEDLYLPYKPKRRTRGQIAIEAGLEPLADELWQNAQLDPEIEASKYLNPDKGIEDNKSALDGARYILMERFAEDAALLAKVRHYLWNNAHLVARVNPEKEQEGAKFRDYFDHHELIAKVPSHRALAMFRGRNESILQLSLNADPLSEEPPKESYCEHIITEHLGVYFNNEPADKWRKAVINWTWRIKILMHMETELMTTLRERAEEEAINVFAANLHDMLMAAPAGMKVTVGMDPGLRTGVKIAVVDATGKLVATETIYPHTGQADKAAMIIAALCIKYQVELVAIGNGTASRETERFFIELQKKYQDVKGQKVIVSEAGASVYSASELAAQEFPDLDVSIRGAVSIARRLQDPLAELVKIDPKSIGVGQYQHDVSQTLLAKKLDAVVEDCVNAVGVNLNTASVMLLSRIAGLNKIIAQNIVDYRNENGQFSDRKQLLKVSRLGPKAFEQCAGFLRIINGKNPLDASAVHPEAYPVVERILATVNKPLKEVMGDSNLLKSLKAVDYTNAEFGLPTVTDIIKELDKPGRDPRPEFKTAQFTENVETMDDLKIGMILEGTVTNVTNFGAFVDIGVHQDGLVHISALSDKFIEDPRTVVKTGDIVKVKVIEVEIARKRIALSMRLDDPAISSKDSEQGRKENRSLNAKSSQAAANNAMGNAFAAAFKKK from the coding sequence ATGATAAATCTTCAAATTAACCATATCATCGCAGCTGAGCTTAATGTTAAAACCGAACAAGTTTTAGCTGCTGTCACCTTACTTGATGAAGGTAGCACCGTCCCATTTATTGCTCGTTATCGTAAAGAAGCTACAGGTGGGCTTGATGATACCCAGTTACGTACATTGGATAGCCGATTAAATTATTTGCGCGAACTTGATGACCGTAAGCAAACTATTTTAAAATCAATTGCAGAACAAGGCAAATTAACGACTGAGCTAGAAAAAAGTATTATAACCACATTAAATAAGACCGAGTTAGAAGATCTCTACTTACCTTATAAACCTAAACGCCGTACTCGAGGTCAAATTGCTATCGAAGCTGGACTTGAGCCTTTAGCGGATGAACTGTGGCAAAACGCTCAGCTAGACCCTGAAATTGAAGCAAGTAAATATCTTAATCCAGATAAAGGTATTGAGGATAATAAATCGGCGCTAGATGGTGCTCGTTATATTTTAATGGAGCGCTTTGCCGAAGATGCCGCATTACTGGCTAAAGTTCGTCATTATTTATGGAATAATGCTCATCTTGTTGCTCGTGTTAATCCAGAGAAAGAGCAAGAAGGGGCTAAATTTCGTGACTATTTTGACCATCATGAGCTAATAGCTAAAGTACCGTCTCATCGTGCTTTAGCCATGTTCCGTGGTCGGAATGAAAGTATTTTACAGCTATCGCTTAATGCCGATCCGCTATCAGAAGAACCCCCAAAAGAGAGTTACTGCGAACATATTATAACCGAACACCTTGGTGTTTATTTTAATAATGAACCAGCAGATAAATGGCGTAAAGCGGTAATTAATTGGACGTGGCGCATTAAAATTTTAATGCACATGGAAACGGAATTAATGACCACTTTGCGAGAGCGCGCGGAAGAGGAAGCGATCAATGTCTTTGCGGCAAATTTACATGATATGCTAATGGCTGCCCCGGCTGGTATGAAAGTCACGGTGGGCATGGATCCTGGCTTGCGAACAGGAGTTAAGATTGCCGTTGTTGACGCTACAGGTAAACTTGTCGCTACCGAAACAATTTATCCCCATACGGGGCAGGCAGACAAAGCTGCCATGATTATCGCTGCATTATGTATTAAATATCAAGTTGAACTTGTTGCTATTGGTAATGGTACCGCATCGCGTGAAACAGAACGGTTCTTCATCGAATTACAAAAAAAATACCAAGATGTTAAAGGGCAAAAAGTTATTGTTAGTGAAGCTGGAGCCTCTGTTTATTCTGCCTCCGAGTTAGCAGCACAAGAATTTCCTGACTTGGATGTTTCTATTCGTGGTGCAGTGTCAATTGCTCGCCGTTTACAAGATCCATTAGCTGAATTAGTTAAAATTGATCCCAAATCAATTGGGGTTGGTCAATATCAACATGACGTAAGCCAAACATTGCTAGCCAAAAAACTTGATGCGGTTGTTGAAGATTGTGTGAACGCAGTCGGCGTAAACCTTAATACGGCGTCGGTTATGTTATTATCGCGAATCGCGGGTTTGAATAAAATTATTGCACAAAATATTGTAGACTATCGTAATGAAAATGGTCAATTTAGTGATCGGAAGCAGTTATTAAAAGTCTCCCGTTTGGGGCCAAAAGCCTTTGAACAGTGTGCAGGTTTTTTACGTATTATAAATGGCAAAAATCCGCTTGATGCTTCTGCCGTTCACCCAGAAGCTTACCCCGTAGTAGAGAGAATTCTCGCGACAGTCAATAAACCGTTAAAAGAAGTTATGGGTGACTCTAATTTACTTAAATCCTTAAAAGCGGTGGATTACACTAATGCTGAATTTGGTTTACCTACCGTAACTGATATTATTAAAGAACTGGATAAACCAGGGCGAGATCCTCGGCCCGAATTTAAAACCGCACAGTTTACAGAAAATGTGGAAACGATGGATGATCTTAAAATCGGTATGATTTTAGAAGGGACGGTAACAAATGTAACCAATTTTGGTGCCTTTGTTGACATTGGTGTCCATCAAGATGGTTTAGTTCATATTTCAGCACTCTCAGATAAGTTTATTGAAGATCCTAGAACTGTGGTTAAAACTGGAGATATTGTTAAGGTAAAGGTTATTGAAGTTGAGATTGCCCGTAAACGTATTGCCTTATCAATGCGACTAGACGATCCTGCTATTAGCTCGAAAGATAGCGAACAAGGACGAAAAGAGAACCGAAGCCTGAATGCGAAGTCCTCCCAGGCTGCGGCAAATAATGCGATGGGTAATGCCTTTGCAGCAGCGTTTAAGAAGAAGTAA
- the murB gene encoding UDP-N-acetylmuramate dehydrogenase produces MKKLIPNTFNLPVYANDVITVNSIQQLLDCYEQATSKNLPILVLGEGSNTLFTEDFGGIIIINRIKAITVTENEHYWLIKVGAGEIWHQLVRYLIDNNMPGLENLALIPGCVGSAPIQNIGAYGVEFEKFSDYIELLELATGKLIRVTDGKYSYRESIFKSQYLEGFVIVHVGLKIAKQWQPILDYGELKNFDPSTVTARAIFDKVSEVRRAKLPDPKVLGNAGSFFKNPVIDQIQYDILIKCYPSMPSYPQANGCIKVAAGWLIEQCGLKGKKVGGAAVHDKQALVLVNNGNAIAQDVIDLAHLVINTVQQKFNISLSPEIRFIGKHGEIKPNVLLS; encoded by the coding sequence ATGAAAAAATTGATTCCAAACACATTTAATTTACCTGTATATGCCAATGATGTGATAACGGTCAATTCTATACAGCAACTGCTTGATTGCTATGAGCAAGCGACGAGTAAAAATTTACCTATTTTAGTTTTAGGCGAGGGCAGTAATACGCTTTTCACTGAAGATTTTGGCGGTATTATTATTATTAATCGAATTAAAGCGATAACGGTTACTGAGAACGAACATTATTGGTTGATTAAGGTTGGTGCAGGCGAAATCTGGCATCAACTAGTCCGGTACTTAATTGATAATAATATGCCTGGACTTGAAAATTTAGCGTTAATTCCGGGCTGTGTTGGCTCTGCTCCGATCCAAAATATAGGTGCTTACGGCGTAGAGTTTGAAAAATTTTCTGATTATATTGAATTGCTAGAATTAGCAACGGGTAAGCTTATTCGTGTTACGGATGGCAAATATAGCTATCGCGAAAGCATCTTTAAATCGCAATACCTTGAAGGATTTGTTATTGTTCATGTTGGTTTAAAAATAGCTAAACAGTGGCAACCCATTCTTGATTATGGCGAACTGAAAAATTTTGATCCGAGTACTGTTACTGCTAGGGCTATTTTCGATAAGGTTTCAGAAGTTCGCCGAGCTAAGCTTCCTGATCCTAAAGTACTTGGAAATGCGGGTAGTTTTTTTAAAAATCCGGTTATAGATCAAATTCAATATGATATTTTAATTAAATGTTACCCAAGTATGCCGTCGTATCCTCAAGCGAATGGATGTATTAAAGTTGCCGCAGGTTGGTTAATTGAACAATGTGGTTTAAAAGGTAAGAAAGTCGGAGGCGCAGCGGTGCATGACAAGCAGGCTTTAGTTTTGGTTAATAATGGCAATGCAATTGCACAAGATGTCATTGATTTAGCTCATTTGGTAATAAATACGGTACAACAAAAATTTAATATCAGCTTATCACCCGAAATTCGATTTATAGGCAAGCATGGAGAAATAAAGCCTAATGTATTGTTATCTTAA
- a CDS encoding MFS transporter, protein MGARSYSFPILLTSLLFVTISLSALNTQVPLWLVHNQFPVWQIGMVGSSYFIGNLVGTIVANWIIGKFNAKRTYSYVCILFALATLGLSFSIDFYSWSFWRFIIGIACAVTWVIVESCILITGTVRTRSKMLAVYMTTYYLGTVFGQALLRYFPSNVLYFGLVISTLMALAILFILLTHYKLPKKKKNSLNLMPMLVHKQARLGLVGCIIAGMIIGSIYSLLPAYYAHLGYNDSQVADWMILLIASGVIAQFPAGWFVDKYGKPVLLLLEMVIIIIACLMLIANVFPAFAIIILGATVYTVYPISMAWACETVRKQDIVLMNQTMLLVNTLGSLIAPAIIALVMDKLGNHYLFVCFVIVSLYFVWLLLKNLIKNRKPRYAGSF, encoded by the coding sequence ATGGGCGCGCGTTCTTACTCTTTCCCGATTTTGTTAACAAGTTTGTTATTTGTAACAATTTCTCTTTCAGCACTCAATACTCAAGTGCCACTTTGGCTTGTACATAACCAATTTCCTGTTTGGCAAATTGGCATGGTTGGTTCGAGTTATTTTATCGGTAATTTGGTTGGTACTATTGTGGCAAATTGGATTATTGGTAAATTTAATGCTAAGCGAACTTATAGTTATGTCTGTATTTTATTTGCGCTCGCAACATTAGGGCTAAGCTTTTCAATTGATTTTTATAGTTGGTCATTTTGGCGATTTATTATAGGAATTGCTTGTGCGGTAACATGGGTTATTGTCGAAAGTTGTATCCTTATAACTGGAACGGTGAGAACAAGAAGTAAAATGTTAGCGGTTTATATGACAACTTATTACTTAGGTACAGTATTCGGTCAGGCGCTGTTACGTTATTTTCCCAGTAATGTTTTATATTTTGGTTTAGTTATCTCAACATTGATGGCATTAGCGATTTTATTTATCCTATTAACGCATTATAAGCTGCCTAAAAAGAAAAAAAATTCGTTGAACCTTATGCCGATGTTAGTACATAAACAAGCAAGATTAGGTTTAGTCGGCTGTATCATTGCGGGCATGATAATAGGTTCAATTTATTCGCTATTGCCGGCTTACTACGCGCATCTAGGTTACAACGATAGTCAAGTCGCTGATTGGATGATTTTACTTATTGCCTCGGGGGTTATTGCTCAATTTCCTGCTGGATGGTTTGTTGATAAATATGGTAAACCAGTGTTACTTTTACTTGAAATGGTAATTATTATAATCGCTTGTCTTATGTTGATTGCTAATGTATTTCCGGCGTTTGCAATTATTATTCTTGGGGCAACAGTTTACACCGTTTATCCCATTTCAATGGCTTGGGCCTGTGAAACCGTTAGAAAGCAAGATATTGTATTAATGAATCAAACCATGCTATTAGTCAATACATTAGGCAGCCTTATTGCACCCGCAATAATTGCATTAGTAATGGATAAATTAGGTAACCACTATCTATTTGTCTGTTTTGTTATTGTGTCTCTTTATTTTGTTTGGCTATTATTAAAAAATTTAATAAAAAATAGGAAACCTCGTTATGCAGGATCTTTCTAA
- the birA gene encoding bifunctional biotin--[acetyl-CoA-carboxylase] ligase/biotin operon repressor BirA: MQDLSNPLKIIDLLSDGQVYSSKELAAILGTTCAGINEHIELIRQWGIALTTEQGYQLIYSLDLLKYDKIAKYYQKYSAQPIGLDVIPIIGSTNQYLLNKINKLSSGSACVAEYQQAGRGRRGRQWFSPFGSNLYLSMYWRLAQGLAAVMGLSLVIGMVVANVLRKLSGQDIKVKWPNDLYLNDKKLAGILVEISAKTGDVAHVVIGVGINLNMHAPDQHVVNQAWSNLGKIDRNLLVAHLLFSLREALGCFEKKGFAAFFAEWAPIDNFINRSVKLIIDDTNIIKGICRGINPHGALLLEQDGKITPYIGGEISLRADE; this comes from the coding sequence ATGCAGGATCTTTCTAATCCCCTCAAAATTATTGATTTATTATCTGATGGGCAAGTCTATTCAAGCAAAGAGCTGGCCGCTATTTTGGGCACTACCTGCGCTGGCATCAATGAGCATATCGAATTAATTCGACAATGGGGGATCGCGCTAACCACAGAACAAGGCTATCAACTTATTTATTCATTGGATCTACTAAAATATGACAAAATTGCTAAATACTATCAAAAATATTCAGCGCAGCCAATCGGACTGGATGTTATTCCCATTATTGGTTCAACCAATCAATATTTATTAAATAAAATAAATAAGTTATCATCAGGATCAGCATGTGTTGCTGAATATCAACAAGCAGGAAGAGGACGTAGAGGGCGGCAATGGTTTTCACCGTTTGGTAGTAACCTATATTTATCAATGTATTGGCGATTAGCACAAGGATTAGCTGCAGTGATGGGGTTAAGCTTAGTTATTGGCATGGTGGTTGCTAACGTTTTACGTAAACTCTCTGGTCAAGATATTAAGGTAAAATGGCCTAATGATCTTTATCTCAATGATAAAAAATTAGCAGGTATTTTAGTCGAGATTTCTGCTAAAACAGGTGATGTAGCTCATGTTGTTATCGGGGTTGGCATAAATCTAAATATGCATGCTCCTGATCAACATGTCGTTAATCAAGCTTGGTCTAATTTAGGCAAAATTGATAGAAATTTACTTGTAGCCCATTTATTATTCTCTCTACGAGAAGCATTAGGGTGTTTTGAAAAAAAAGGCTTCGCTGCATTTTTTGCTGAGTGGGCGCCAATTGATAATTTTATTAATCGCTCAGTAAAACTAATTATTGATGATACCAACATTATTAAAGGCATTTGTAGGGGAATTAATCCGCATGGTGCGCTATTGCTCGAACAAGACGGAAAAATAACTCCCTATATTGGTGGAGAAATATCATTAAGGGCCGATGAATAG
- a CDS encoding LTA synthase family protein produces MKKIFPILKKIYAILIILTAIIICSGSVGFSIFAVISFSFYISLTLFFIFLTRQSILPLIVSSSLIICLQLLNQIKVHFYKERLFFADFYVAIDPENFSTLIHYPSALIFLLALVAFLVINFWVFWSKKRISYKLQFVCLIFSVASLSAAIYISQQDDTNRLWQQFLPKGRGTIANLFISSNQMTYEPPCYSRSSDYFLEKSSAIENDIDNAKQNPHKKPDIVVFLQESTVNPQLFNIQSNNLPHYDMFSEPNSNLMRVQTFGGGTWLTEFAILTGLNSNDFSFRKNSVYYAVAPHVQTSLFKELNENGYYTVVLSPMAYGNYNAGPSYTSFGMQQFFMPQDLGYQADKNENLWKIPTKDLLDKVKTILETYTDKPLFIFVLSMNEHGPYDPNHADDYQLGQDIADSQFVGRLNDYLNRIESLNSATQDFNNYIKQRENPTLFVYFGDHQPNLSWHGDYKTKLKQADFLTQYTLSTNYPTKVEHNELTDASLIGGLILEKSGVQYSDFYKANIAMRYLCGGKLNDCEDQKLVESYKHYIYQDLKDAGSATKH; encoded by the coding sequence ATGAAAAAGATATTCCCTATTTTAAAAAAAATTTATGCAATTTTAATCATTCTTACCGCTATAATTATTTGCTCTGGTTCAGTTGGTTTTTCAATTTTTGCCGTTATCTCTTTTAGCTTTTATATTTCATTAACGTTATTTTTTATATTTCTTACACGCCAGAGCATTTTACCACTAATTGTATCCAGCTCACTAATCATATGCTTGCAATTACTTAATCAGATTAAAGTGCATTTTTATAAAGAAAGGTTATTCTTTGCTGATTTTTATGTCGCAATCGACCCTGAAAACTTTTCTACTCTGATACATTATCCAAGTGCATTAATTTTTTTATTAGCGCTAGTAGCATTTTTAGTGATTAATTTTTGGGTTTTCTGGTCAAAAAAACGAATTAGCTATAAGCTGCAATTTGTTTGTCTTATCTTCTCGGTAGCCTCACTCTCTGCAGCTATTTATATTAGTCAGCAAGATGATACTAATCGGCTATGGCAACAATTTTTACCCAAAGGGCGAGGAACCATTGCTAATCTTTTTATTTCATCTAATCAAATGACTTATGAACCTCCCTGCTACAGTCGCTCATCAGACTATTTCTTAGAAAAATCATCGGCAATTGAGAATGACATCGATAATGCAAAGCAAAACCCTCATAAAAAACCAGACATTGTTGTTTTTTTACAAGAATCAACCGTAAACCCACAATTATTTAATATTCAATCAAATAATTTACCTCATTATGATATGTTCTCTGAACCAAATAGCAACTTGATGAGAGTACAAACATTTGGAGGAGGAACTTGGTTGACTGAGTTTGCTATACTCACTGGCCTAAACAGTAATGATTTCTCTTTTCGTAAAAATTCTGTTTATTATGCAGTAGCTCCTCATGTGCAAACAAGTTTATTTAAAGAATTAAATGAAAATGGTTATTATACCGTTGTCCTTTCTCCTATGGCGTACGGTAACTATAATGCAGGCCCGTCGTATACATCATTTGGTATGCAACAATTTTTTATGCCACAGGATTTAGGCTATCAGGCAGATAAAAATGAAAATTTATGGAAAATACCAACCAAAGATCTACTCGATAAAGTGAAAACTATTCTAGAGACTTATACCGATAAGCCGCTCTTTATTTTTGTCTTATCAATGAATGAGCATGGCCCTTATGATCCAAATCATGCCGATGACTATCAGTTAGGCCAAGATATCGCGGATTCTCAATTTGTTGGCAGACTAAATGATTATTTGAATAGAATAGAGTCTCTCAATTCAGCCACACAAGACTTCAATAACTATATAAAACAAAGAGAGAATCCAACACTATTCGTTTATTTTGGCGACCACCAACCGAATTTAAGCTGGCATGGTGATTATAAAACAAAACTCAAACAAGCCGATTTCCTTACTCAGTATACCTTATCAACCAACTATCCGACCAAGGTTGAACACAATGAGCTTACTGATGCATCGTTGATTGGTGGTCTTATTTTAGAAAAATCTGGCGTGCAATATTCTGATTTTTATAAAGCCAATATTGCGATGCGATATTTATGCGGAGGTAAATTAAATGATTGTGAAGATCAAAAATTAGTAGAAAGTTACAAACATTATATTTACCAAGACCTAAAAGATGCCGGAAGCGCAACAAAGCATTAA
- the modF gene encoding molybdate ABC transporter ATP-binding protein ModF, with protein MIEIENAKYKISDYMTFLIPHLIVKKGECLAFVGSNGSGKSTLSKALANEQRLLSGNANNHFARIAHISFELLQKLVDEEWKKNNTDLLSEGEDDTGLTTAEIIQEQINNNDLCQKLAKQFGIEHLLNRRFKYLSTGETRKALLCRTLMLTPDLLILDEPFDGLDIDSRQQLTLLLEELSKQGITLVLVLNRFNDIPGFVQVVGVIAECQLVKVGNRTAILRDEVIKDLANIESLNCVNLPEPDEQPVQLPDDLPRVVLNHGYVQYNEKPIINDLNWRVNAKENWQIIGPNGAGKSTLLSLITGDHPQGYSNDLTLFGRKRGSGETIWDIKKHIGYVSSSLHLEYRVNISVKNVLLSGYFDSIGVYCATSDNQRKLADEWLALLNLSEQANQPFQSLSWGQQRLLLITRALIKHPTLLILDEPLQGLDQLNRELVKRWIDLLIQKGYSQLLFVSHHVEDAPSCITHRLIFVHAQDNSYKYDIKVLSEGC; from the coding sequence ATGATAGAAATTGAAAATGCTAAATATAAAATTAGTGACTATATGACTTTTCTTATTCCCCATTTAATAGTAAAAAAAGGCGAGTGTTTGGCTTTTGTTGGGAGTAATGGTAGTGGGAAATCAACACTTTCTAAAGCGCTGGCTAACGAACAACGATTACTATCTGGTAATGCCAATAATCATTTTGCTCGTATTGCTCATATCTCGTTTGAATTATTACAGAAACTTGTTGATGAGGAGTGGAAAAAAAATAATACCGACCTACTTAGTGAAGGTGAAGATGATACAGGGCTAACAACGGCTGAGATCATTCAAGAACAGATAAATAATAATGACTTATGTCAAAAATTAGCAAAGCAGTTTGGGATTGAACATTTACTCAATCGGCGCTTTAAATATTTATCAACAGGTGAAACCAGAAAAGCATTACTATGTCGAACGTTAATGTTAACACCTGACTTATTAATTCTTGATGAGCCGTTCGATGGCTTAGATATTGACTCTCGCCAGCAGCTTACGTTGTTGTTAGAGGAGTTATCTAAACAAGGGATAACACTGGTTTTAGTGCTCAATCGATTTAATGACATTCCTGGCTTTGTTCAAGTCGTAGGGGTAATTGCAGAATGTCAACTCGTTAAGGTTGGTAACCGTACGGCAATATTGCGAGATGAGGTAATAAAAGATCTTGCCAATATCGAATCATTAAATTGCGTGAATTTACCTGAACCAGATGAACAACCTGTTCAACTACCAGATGACCTGCCTAGAGTTGTTTTAAATCATGGGTATGTGCAATATAATGAAAAACCAATTATAAATGACTTAAACTGGCGGGTAAATGCGAAAGAGAATTGGCAAATAATCGGTCCCAATGGTGCAGGAAAGTCGACGCTATTAAGTTTAATTACCGGTGATCATCCGCAAGGATATAGCAATGATTTAACATTATTTGGTCGTAAACGCGGTTCAGGGGAGACCATTTGGGATATTAAAAAACATATCGGTTATGTGAGCAGCAGCTTGCACCTTGAGTACCGAGTAAATATTAGCGTGAAAAATGTCTTATTATCAGGCTATTTTGATTCGATAGGCGTTTATTGTGCAACAAGCGATAACCAGCGTAAATTGGCAGATGAGTGGTTAGCCTTACTTAATCTTAGCGAACAGGCAAATCAGCCTTTCCAATCTTTATCTTGGGGACAACAACGTTTACTCTTAATCACCCGAGCTTTAATTAAACATCCTACTTTATTAATATTAGATGAACCCTTACAAGGGCTTGACCAACTGAATCGAGAGCTAGTAAAGCGCTGGATCGATTTATTGATTCAAAAGGGTTATAGTCAGCTATTGTTTGTATCTCACCATGTAGAGGATGCACCATCTTGCATAACCCATAGATTAATATTTGTTCATGCACAAGACAATAGTTATAAATATGACATAAAAGTATTATCAGAGGGTTGTTAG
- the uvrB gene encoding excinuclease ABC subunit UvrB produces the protein MRNFKLCSEFKPAGDQPEAIRKINQNLEDGIAHQTLLGVTGSGKTFTMANVIATHNRPTVILAPNKTLAAQLYGEMKAFFPDNAVEYFVSYYDYYQPESYVPSTDTFIEKDASINEHIEQMRLSATKSLLERRDVVIVASVSAIYGLGAPETYMAMILHLTKGTITDQRSILTRLAEMQYKRNDIGFNRGTFRVRGDVIDIFPADSDTLAVRVELFDDEVEKIVLFDPLTGSAANEVSRITVYPKTHYATPRNILDNAVAQIKQELAERQKVLLSENRLLEEQRLTQRTLFDIEMMSELGYCSGIENYSRYLAQRQAGEPPATLFDYLPADGLLFIDESHVGVPQIGAMYNGDRSRKLNLVEYGFRLPSALDNRPLKFTEFEKIMPQTIYVSATPAKYEIEKSGNEIIEQVVRPTGLLDPTIEVRPVATQVDDLLSEIKQRMQLGERVLVTTLTKRMAENLTDYFSEHDIKVKYLHSDINTVERMEIIRDLRLGEVDVLVGINLLREGLDIPEVSLVAILDADREGFLRSTSSLIQTVGRAARNVNGKAILYADKITPAMQHTIDETARRRAKQQDFNQLHHITPTSVKKQIQDILEAGLSTKKSTSKVKMFEPGKNYEYVSIKDVQTRIKELEVMMYDAAKNLEFERAGVLRDEIHKLKSDFVTLS, from the coding sequence ATGCGAAATTTTAAATTATGTTCTGAGTTTAAACCAGCAGGGGATCAGCCAGAGGCGATCAGAAAAATTAATCAGAATTTGGAAGACGGGATTGCTCATCAAACTTTACTAGGGGTGACAGGATCGGGAAAAACATTTACGATGGCAAATGTTATTGCTACACACAATCGCCCAACAGTTATCCTTGCACCAAATAAGACTTTAGCCGCGCAATTGTATGGTGAAATGAAAGCATTTTTTCCTGATAATGCGGTGGAGTATTTTGTTTCATATTATGATTATTATCAACCTGAGTCATATGTGCCTTCGACAGATACCTTTATTGAAAAAGACGCCTCTATTAATGAACACATTGAACAAATGCGCCTATCAGCAACAAAATCTCTGTTAGAAAGACGAGATGTGGTTATTGTCGCATCAGTCTCAGCTATTTATGGCTTAGGTGCGCCAGAAACCTATATGGCAATGATTCTTCATTTAACCAAGGGCACTATTACAGATCAGCGTTCGATTCTAACCCGTTTAGCCGAAATGCAATATAAACGCAATGATATTGGTTTTAATCGAGGTACATTTCGCGTTCGTGGTGATGTCATTGATATTTTTCCCGCAGATTCAGACACTTTAGCGGTTAGAGTTGAATTATTTGATGATGAAGTTGAAAAAATAGTCTTATTTGATCCTTTGACTGGCAGTGCTGCAAATGAAGTTTCTCGTATTACGGTTTACCCAAAAACGCATTATGCGACTCCTCGTAATATTTTAGATAATGCAGTTGCTCAAATAAAACAAGAGTTAGCTGAAAGACAGAAAGTTTTGTTAAGTGAAAATAGGTTATTGGAAGAACAACGCTTAACCCAGCGCACACTATTTGATATTGAAATGATGTCAGAGCTGGGTTATTGCTCTGGTATCGAAAACTATTCACGTTACTTAGCTCAGCGTCAGGCAGGGGAGCCACCCGCAACATTATTCGATTATCTTCCCGCAGATGGATTATTATTTATCGACGAATCACATGTTGGTGTTCCACAAATAGGCGCTATGTATAATGGTGACCGCTCACGTAAGCTTAACTTAGTTGAATATGGTTTTCGCCTACCGTCAGCCTTAGATAATCGACCATTAAAGTTTACTGAATTTGAAAAAATTATGCCTCAGACCATTTATGTTTCAGCAACTCCTGCAAAATACGAAATTGAGAAATCAGGTAATGAAATCATTGAGCAAGTCGTTAGACCAACGGGCTTGCTTGACCCGACCATTGAAGTTAGGCCGGTAGCGACACAAGTTGATGATCTACTTTCAGAAATAAAACAGCGTATGCAATTAGGTGAGCGAGTACTCGTTACGACTCTAACTAAGCGAATGGCTGAAAATTTGACTGATTACTTTTCTGAACATGATATTAAAGTAAAATATCTACATTCGGATATTAATACCGTCGAACGAATGGAAATTATTCGTGATTTACGTTTAGGCGAGGTTGATGTGTTAGTGGGCATTAACTTATTAAGGGAAGGGCTTGATATACCAGAAGTCTCTTTGGTAGCGATTCTAGATGCGGATAGAGAAGGCTTTTTACGCTCAACGAGTTCACTTATTCAGACGGTAGGACGGGCAGCCCGTAATGTAAATGGCAAAGCAATTTTATATGCCGACAAAATAACCCCAGCAATGCAACATACTATAGATGAAACCGCTAGACGTAGAGCTAAACAACAAGATTTTAATCAACTACATCATATAACCCCGACGTCAGTGAAAAAACAGATTCAAGATATTCTAGAAGCGGGATTAAGTACCAAAAAATCAACCAGCAAAGTTAAAATGTTTGAGCCAGGTAAAAATTACGAATATGTGTCAATAAAAGACGTTCAGACTAGAATTAAAGAGCTAGAAGTAATGATGTATGACGCAGCTAAAAATCTAGAATTTGAAAGAGCGGGGGTGCTTAGAGATGAAATTCATAAATTAAAAAGTGACTTCGTTACTCTGTCCTAA